Within Amycolatopsis sp. cg5, the genomic segment GACAAGCTCGCCGAGATCCGGCGCTCGATGGGCAAGGACTCCTGACCCAAGCCGGGATAAAGCGGGCTTTACTCCCGGGGATAAAGCCTGCTTTATCCCCGGGAGTTTAGCGGGCTTTATCCCGGCTTCGTGGGGTCAGAGGGTCAGGCGGTAGACGCCTGCTTGCTCGGTGCCGGCGAACAGGTAACGCCCGTCGCCGCTGATCGCCAGCGAGAGCACGCCGCGATCGGGCACCGGGGCCGCCAGCGGCGCCCAGGTGCGGCCGAGGTCGGTGCTGCGCAGCACGCCTTCGCCGGTCGTGCTGGCCGCGAACCAGACACGCGGGTCGAGCGGATGCGCGACGATCCGGTTGATCTCACGCGGGTTCTCGCCGTCGCGGACCCGCCGGAACGTGCGGCCGTTGTTCTCGCTCAGCAGCAGCCCGGCGCCGCCGACCACGATCCGGCCACCCCACGCGCTCACCGTGATCGTGCTGACCGGCTCGTCGGACACGTGCGTCCAGGTCTTGCCACCGTCGTCCGATCGGGACAGGCCGTCGCCGTCGCCGCCCCAGATCCGGTTGCGGTTCCACGGATCCCCGGCCATCGCGAGGAAGCCACCGCCGGGAATCTTCTCCCAGTTCTTGCCGGCGTCGACGGTCCGGTAGAGCACGTAGCCGCTGGGCGTGAACGCCGAAACGAGAACCCGGTTCGGGTCGGCCGGGTTGGCCAGGATCGCGCGCGGCGAGCCTTCCATCGGCTTGCCGACCAGCTGCCAGTTCCGGCCACCGTCACCGCTGCGCAGCACGTCCAGCGCGAAGCCGTTGCGCGTGACCTGCCAGACCGTGTCCGGGCGGCTCGGCGAGACGGACAGCTTGGCGTCCTCGTGCAGCCGGTCGCCGGGATGTGACTGCCAGACCCGGCTCGACGGGGTGATCTTTCCTTGCGGCAGCGGGGAATTGTAGATCTCCTGCACGCCGGCAGCGACCAGGCTCTGCTTCCAGAACGGACCGGCCGCGACGAGGTCGCGGATCGACTCGCCCGGCACGCCCAGCTGCTGGTAGCCGTTCTTTCCGGAGTCGGCGTAGACGCCCCGGTAGACAGCGGAGATCAGCGTGGTCGCCGGTTTTCCTGGCAGTTCCACGATGTCGGTGACGCCTTCGCCCGCCGCTGGCACCGGCTTGCGCGTCCACGTCTTGCCGCCGTCAGTGCTGACGTCGAGGTCCTGGTAGGTGCCGACATACAGCCTCCCGCCCGCGAAGTGCGGCTCGCGCAGCGACTGCCCGCCGGGGTCGCGGCGCAACGTCGTCCAGGTGCGGCCGAAGTCGTTGCTGCCACGCAGTTCCGCGCCGACGGTGACCACAAGCTGGCGGCCGTCGGAGGCGACCTGGTTGACTTCGTCGTTGGTCCGGTAGACCAGCTCGGCCTTCGGTTCGGCGCTGGTGACGCCGCGGATCACCCAGAGCGAGTACTCCGGGTAGACGGTGGTGAAGTAGGCGTCGTCGCCGACGAGCACCAGTTTCTGACTGCCGACCGGGGCCGCGATCCCTTCGCGTGGCCAGGTCCTCGGCACGTCGTTCCAGGTCTCGCCGCCGTCGGGGCTGACGCTCATCGTGTCCATATTGGACACCACGATCGTGCGCCCGGTCGGATCGGCGGCCAGCTGGAACGCGCCGTCGGGGTACCAGTCGCGCAGTGTCCGCCAATGCTGGCCACGGTCGTCGGTCGCGAGCAGCATGCCCGCCCACTCGCCGTTGAAACCGGCGGGCTTGTTGCCGACGGCCAGCATCCGGTCGCCGCGCACGGGATCGGCCCAGAAACCCTGGATCACCGTGTCCTGCGGCAGCTCACGGCGCACCTTCCACGAGGCGCCGCGGTCGTCGGAGAGCCACAGCGCGGGCGGCCCC encodes:
- a CDS encoding WD40/YVTN/BNR-like repeat-containing protein, whose translation is MKLRSSTRRLLVLGLLAVLGTTGTTTAAHADPDAAAAQRGAWEAAGPNSIGGLLAVSGSQLAMMQPGPPALWLSDDRGASWKVRRELPQDTVIQGFWADPVRGDRMLAVGNKPAGFNGEWAGMLLATDDRGQHWRTLRDWYPDGAFQLAADPTGRTIVVSNMDTMSVSPDGGETWNDVPRTWPREGIAAPVGSQKLVLVGDDAYFTTVYPEYSLWVIRGVTSAEPKAELVYRTNDEVNQVASDGRQLVVTVGAELRGSNDFGRTWTTLRRDPGGQSLREPHFAGGRLYVGTYQDLDVSTDGGKTWTRKPVPAAGEGVTDIVELPGKPATTLISAVYRGVYADSGKNGYQQLGVPGESIRDLVAAGPFWKQSLVAAGVQEIYNSPLPQGKITPSSRVWQSHPGDRLHEDAKLSVSPSRPDTVWQVTRNGFALDVLRSGDGGRNWQLVGKPMEGSPRAILANPADPNRVLVSAFTPSGYVLYRTVDAGKNWEKIPGGGFLAMAGDPWNRNRIWGGDGDGLSRSDDGGKTWTHVSDEPVSTITVSAWGGRIVVGGAGLLLSENNGRTFRRVRDGENPREINRIVAHPLDPRVWFAASTTGEGVLRSTDLGRTWAPLAAPVPDRGVLSLAISGDGRYLFAGTEQAGVYRLTL